Sequence from the Janthinobacterium lividum genome:
GGCGGCAGCGCCATCGACGCGGCCATCGCCACGCAGTTGGTCCTCACCCTGGTCGAGCCGCAATCGTCGGGCATCGGCGGCGGCGCCTTCCTGCTGTATTCCACGGCCAAGGGCGTGCAGGCCTTCGACGGACGCGAAACGGCGCCTGCTAGCGCCGATGAGCACCTGTTCCAGAATGCGGACGGCAGCCCCGTCTCGCGCGCCACGGGCGTGGTGGGCGGGCGTTCCGTGGGCGCGCCGGGCGTGCTGCGCATGCTGGAACTGGCGCACAAGGAACACGGCAAGCTGCCGTGGGCGACCCTGTTCGGCCCCGCCATCAGGCTGGCGCGCGGCGGCTTTCCCGTCAGCCAGCGCCTCAACGGCCTGTTGAATTGGGACCAGGCCCTGAAGCGCGACCCTGTCGCTGCCGCCTATTTCTATGATAAAGAGGGCAAGGCCTGGCCCGTCGGCCACGTGCTGAAAAACCCGCAGCTGGCGCGCACCCTGCGCGAGATCGCCCGTGGCGGCGCCGACGCTTTTTACCAGGGCCGCATCGCGCGCGACATCGCCGCCAAGGTGGCCTCGCATCCGACCAATCCGGGCAAGCTGACGGCGCAAGATATCTCCGGCTACCGGGCCAAGGTGCGTGAACCCGTCTGCAGCGATTACAAGGCATGGACCGTGTGCGGCATGCCGCCGCCATCGTCGGGCGGCATCGCCATCGCGCAGATGCTGGGCATGCTGGAAGTGAAGGATATCCGGCCGTATGCGCCTGTCGACGGCGTGCTCGATGCGCAAGCGATCCACCTGTTCTCGGAAGCGGGGCGCCTGGCCTACGCGGACCGCAACCGCTACGTGGCCGACACGGACTTCGTGCCGCTGCCGGGCAACGGTATCTCCTCGATGCTCGATAAAGCCTATCTGGCGCAGCGCGCCTCGCTGATCGGCGACAAATCCATGGGCAAGGCCATGCCCGGCACGCCGCCCGGCATGCAGGTGGCGTGGGGCATGGACAACGCCTTGCAGCGCCCGTCGACCTCGCACCTGGTGGCCGTGGACGCTTTTGGGGGCGGCCTGTCGATGACCACCAGCGTGGAAGACGCGTTCGGCTCGCGCCAGATGGTCGACGGCTTTTTGCTGAATAACCAGCTGACGGATTTCTCGTTCGATTCGCGCGACGCGGACGGCCCGATTGCCAACCGGGTCGAGGCGGGCAAGCGTCCGCGCAGCGCCATGTCGCCCACCCTCGTGTTCGAGAAGGGCACGCACAAGCTGGTGCTGGCGACGGGTTCGCCCGGCGGCTCGTCCATCATCAATTATGTGGCCAAGGTCCTGGTCGGCACCATGGACTGGGGGATGAACGTGCAGCAGGCGATCAACCTGCCGAACTTTGGCAGCCGCAACGGCCCGACGGAACTGGAAAAGGGCCGCGCGCCTGCCGCGCAAGTCGAGGCGCTGCAAGCCATGGGCCACGAGGTGCGCGTCATCGAACAGAATTCCGGCTTGCAGGGCATCATGCGCCTGAATGCGCATGGCAAGGATTTCTGGTTTGGCGGCGCGGACCCACGCAGGGAAGGCATGGTGCGCGGCGACTGAAATTTCCACAAAGTATCAAGACCCTGCTAATCTGCCGGCATGGGAATGCAAAATAAAACAGGCTTGATACTGACGGGAGGAGGCGCCCGTGCCGCCTACCAGGTGGGCGTGCTGCAGGCGATTTCAGCGATTCTGTGGGAAGCGGGCTGGGCGCCGGCGCGCAACCCGTTCGACATCATCTGCGGCACCTCGGCCGGCGCCATCAACGCCACGGCGCTGGCCTGCCGCGCGGATAACTTCGGCGAAGGCGTGCAAAAGCTGCTCGACGTGTGGCAGCACATCGAAGTCGAGCAAGTGTATCGGGCCGATTCACTGGGCGTGATCCGCTCGGGCGCGCGCTGGCTGTCGCTGCTGTCGTTCGGCTGGCTGCTGCGCCAGTGGCATGCGTCGCCGCCCAGTTCCCTGCTCGACAATACCCCGCTGGTCAGCCTGCTGCACCGCATGCTCGACTTGCCGCGCCTGGACGCGGCCCTGGCTGACGGCTTGCTGCATGCGCTGGCCGTGACGGCGTCGTCGTATTCGGGCAGCCGCCACATGACGTTTTACCAGACGGCCGAGGATATCGCGCCGTGGGTGCGCACGCAGCGCCTGGCCCTGCCGGACCAGATCGGCGTGGAGCACTTGCTTGCCTCGGCCGCCATCCCCTTCATCTTTCCTGCCGTGCCCCTGTATGTGGGCGGCCAGCGCGAGTACTGCGGCGATGGCTCCATGCGCCAGCTGGCGCCGATCTCGCCGGCGATCCACCTGGGCGCGAACAAGGTGCTGGTGGTGGGCGCCGGGCGCATGACGGAACCGGCGCCCGCCGCGTCCGAGGCGGCGCGCTACCCGAGCCTGGCGCAGATCGCCGGCCATGCGCTGTCGTCGATCTTCCTCGATGGCCTGGCCGTCGACATCGAGCGCCTGAACCGCATCAACCTGACCCTGTCGATGCTGCCGCCCGAATTGCTGGGCAAGACGGCCTTGCGGCCCGTGGAATTGCTGG
This genomic interval carries:
- the ggt gene encoding gamma-glutamyltransferase, which codes for MITLKPLALSLTLLGALAASPVFAEVPQKAPEIATAYAEKSGWAAQKFMVAAANPLAADAGYQMLKKGGSAIDAAIATQLVLTLVEPQSSGIGGGAFLLYSTAKGVQAFDGRETAPASADEHLFQNADGSPVSRATGVVGGRSVGAPGVLRMLELAHKEHGKLPWATLFGPAIRLARGGFPVSQRLNGLLNWDQALKRDPVAAAYFYDKEGKAWPVGHVLKNPQLARTLREIARGGADAFYQGRIARDIAAKVASHPTNPGKLTAQDISGYRAKVREPVCSDYKAWTVCGMPPPSSGGIAIAQMLGMLEVKDIRPYAPVDGVLDAQAIHLFSEAGRLAYADRNRYVADTDFVPLPGNGISSMLDKAYLAQRASLIGDKSMGKAMPGTPPGMQVAWGMDNALQRPSTSHLVAVDAFGGGLSMTTSVEDAFGSRQMVDGFLLNNQLTDFSFDSRDADGPIANRVEAGKRPRSAMSPTLVFEKGTHKLVLATGSPGGSSIINYVAKVLVGTMDWGMNVQQAINLPNFGSRNGPTELEKGRAPAAQVEALQAMGHEVRVIEQNSGLQGIMRLNAHGKDFWFGGADPRREGMVRGD
- a CDS encoding patatin-like phospholipase family protein: MGMQNKTGLILTGGGARAAYQVGVLQAISAILWEAGWAPARNPFDIICGTSAGAINATALACRADNFGEGVQKLLDVWQHIEVEQVYRADSLGVIRSGARWLSLLSFGWLLRQWHASPPSSLLDNTPLVSLLHRMLDLPRLDAALADGLLHALAVTASSYSGSRHMTFYQTAEDIAPWVRTQRLALPDQIGVEHLLASAAIPFIFPAVPLYVGGQREYCGDGSMRQLAPISPAIHLGANKVLVVGAGRMTEPAPAASEAARYPSLAQIAGHALSSIFLDGLAVDIERLNRINLTLSMLPPELLGKTALRPVELLVIAPSERLDAIASRHIGSLPRPIRTMLSGIGAAEARGAALASYLLFESTYTNELIRLGQRDTQARKDDVLAFFGS